A segment of the Triticum urartu cultivar G1812 chromosome 1, Tu2.1, whole genome shotgun sequence genome:
GCGCGATTTCCCCACATACACAGACAGCCCAAGGTATCTTTCGTTCCATGTTTCACATGAGATACCCGTATCTTGTTTCACAATTTCCTTCTGCTCTGCCCGGGTATTGGCACTGAACATTATTGCACTCTTCTCTGTGTTAATGCATTGTCCAGAGCATTCCTCATATAGGTCCAGAATTCTTCTGAGCTCACTGGCTTCATTCCTGTCTGCTTTGATCATTAGGACAGACTCATCCGCGAAGAAGAGGTGGGTGATAGTTGGTGCCTCTTGGCACACTCGGACACCCGAGagcctcccctctctctcggCAGCATGCAGCAGTGCTGATAGCCCCTTGGCATAGATAACAAATAGGTACGGTGAGAGTGGATCCCCTTACCGTAAGCCCGGGTCGGTATAAATTGGGATCGAAACTTGGCATTTACTTGGATTCGCAATTTAGCTCGACCATGGCAGCATGTGCATACATACTTGCATGCCATATACGGAGTACTATACAATTTTATAGTGGGCCAGGCACGTCCGCACATGCATAGCAGAGACCGCGTACGTGGACGGGAAAGTTGATGGAAAGCGAGGTGTAATGGTCAGCTGGCCACAAGGTAGCATTGACTCGTTCAAAGTTCAAACGCACACATGATCATTCAACCCCGAGTTCCAATTTATCATTCCAGCAGTCAACCTATCACGCTTGCGCGTGCCAGCCAGGCTGGGCGCTTGCTTTGCCTGTGTATAAATGGAGGGGGTCCGTCAGCCAGCCGACCCAACCCCCGTGAAGCATCATCCATCTTCTCTCCTTACGCCGCCTTGCACTGCATTCCAGCCTCCATCTCCAACAGCAACCCATGGCCGCCATGAAAACCATCGTTCTCCTTGCCGTGATCTCGGCCGCCGCCTTGGGCACCGCGTCAGCGGCGACCCACCGCGTGGGCGAGCCGGGCGGCGCGTGGGACCTCACCACCGATTACGGCAGCTGGGCGTCCTCCAGGGAGTTCCACCCGGGCGACGAGCTCATCTTCAGGCACCAGCCAGGGGCGCACAACGTGCTCGAGGTCTGCGAGGTCGACTACGACTCCTGCAACGCCACCAGCCCCATCACCACCTTGGGCTCCGGCTTTTTCACCTACGTCGCCCTTCCGGCCGTCGGCACCCGCTACTTCATCTGCGGTTTCCCTGGCCACTGCACCACCACCGGCACCGGCGGCATGAAGCTCAAGATCGACGTCGTGCCAGGTTCCCTCTCGTCGTCGCCCGCCCCGGCCATGCCGCCGCCCTCATCCGCCGCGGCCTCTGCCGGGGCTACAATAGGATCTGGCCTTGTCGTCCTGCTGGCGGCCGGTCTCATGGCTTGAAATGCATGTATTCTTCATTAGCTGATGATGCCCGGTGCATTCAACCGATGTAAAGACTGTAGCCTGTAGGTTTCCCCCCttctaaaaaaacaaaaaaaaaggtTGAGTTGCCGCAGCAGACACATACCAGCTTATACTATATTGTTAACTGGTTATTATTGTTGAATACATATAATTAATTTTTTTAGAGCGGGACTTCTAGCTAGT
Coding sequences within it:
- the LOC125536042 gene encoding mavicyanin-like; its protein translation is MAAMKTIVLLAVISAAALGTASAATHRVGEPGGAWDLTTDYGSWASSREFHPGDELIFRHQPGAHNVLEVCEVDYDSCNATSPITTLGSGFFTYVALPAVGTRYFICGFPGHCTTTGTGGMKLKIDVVPGSLSSSPAPAMPPPSSAAASAGATIGSGLVVLLAAGLMA